The nucleotide sequence GGCCAGGATCGGCGCCCGCAAGGCCGACCCGGACGCGGCCGGGCGGCTCGGCCAGCTCGCCGGCGAGGCCGACCGGCTCCGGGCGGCCCTGGTCGAGCAGGAGCGGACCGACGCCGACGTGTACGAGCGCATGGTGGCCACCGTCCGCGCCTCCCGAGCCACCGAAGGTGACCCGGGGGCGGCCAGGGCGGCCGAGGCGGCCCGGGCCGACGCCACCGAGGTCCCGCTGGCCACGGCCGAGCTGGCCGCCGAGGGCCTCGGCCTGGCCGGCGAGCTGGCCGGGATGGGCCTGGCCCGGACGGCCAGCGACCAGCTGGTCGCCGCCCACCTGCTCCGTGCCGGCCTGGAGGGCGGCCTGGCCACCATCGCCTTCAACCTGCGCCGCATGGCCGCCGGCCCGGTCCGCGACGACCTGGCCGCCCGCGCCGCCCGCCTCGATGACGCCCGCCGGGGCGCCGCCGACCTCACCCACCGGCTGGTCGCCATGGTCGAGCGGCCGTGATTTCCCCGTCGCCCGGCGATCGGGGTTTACTCCCCCGGGAAGCCCAGCGGGAGGAGTGAGGGTGGCCAGGGACGTGCAGCAGCCGGAGACCACCGGCATGATCCGCCTGCCCGGCACCACCGGACCCGGCGACCCGCACGACCTCCCCCCCGAGGACCCGGCCGTCCCCAGGGCGCGGCCCGGCGCCTACTGGACCGGCCTGGTCGTCCTGGTCGCCGGCCTGGCCGTCACCGTCGCCTTCCTCGCCACCCGGGTCACCTCGATCGTCCAGACCGTCCTGCTGGCCGTCCCCCTGGCCCTCATCGGGATCGGCCTGGAGCGGGTGGGCCGGGGCACCGGCCGGGGCTCGCTGCGCTCGGTCGGCGTCGTCCTGCTGGCCGTGGCCGTGGTCGGCCCGCTGGTCCTGTCGCTGTCCGCCCCTGACCCGGCGGTCTCGGCCACCGCCGGCGAGCCCGTCCCGTCGGGGGCGGACCGGGCCGAGCTGCGGGCCAGCCTCGGCGGCGGCCAG is from Actinomycetota bacterium and encodes:
- a CDS encoding cyclodeaminase/cyclohydrolase family protein, producing MTPQNRLGEHGWLDTYAAPTVTPGGGSASAVAAALGCALLAMTARIGARKADPDAAGRLGQLAGEADRLRAALVEQERTDADVYERMVATVRASRATEGDPGAARAAEAARADATEVPLATAELAAEGLGLAGELAGMGLARTASDQLVAAHLLRAGLEGGLATIAFNLRRMAAGPVRDDLAARAARLDDARRGAADLTHRLVAMVERP